In Ornithorhynchus anatinus isolate Pmale09 chromosome 5, mOrnAna1.pri.v4, whole genome shotgun sequence, the DNA window gcactgttctaagtcctgaggtaaatacaagctaatcaggcacagtccatgtcccacatgggacacacagtcttaatccccattttccagatgaggtaactgaggctcagagaagtaagtgacttgctcaaggtcacctagcagacaagacTAAAActtaggactttctgactcccaggcccctgctctaccctctaggtcacgctgcttctctacgatgcTCGATAATTGCTTCTTCAACAGAAGATGCAAAGAAACAGCCGTAGGGTACATTAAACCGAAACCTGCCAAGTCGGCTTCCCGGGTTATTATCCCCCTGGACCCCGACAGTCACCTGCTTTTTGCCCCCCTCCCAAAAAGGCAACAGCAGCAGAGGCCCTTAGGGCGGTTCCTTTAATCGGGAAATATTTACAGACTAGAAAAATAAGCCAGGGCGCAtccggccccggcccagccctccGACCCCGGGCCCGAGTCCGCCCCGGGTCCCAGCACCAACGGGCTACAGCACCCCCTACTCCAACACCGCCCCCCGGCACACTGTTCCACTGCCCCAGtgcgggacgggggtgggggcaagaACGACACACACGGGAGGGGGGCAGAACGATCCGCTAGACGGGCCCGGGGTGGctccccgcggcccggccccgccgggggacGACGGCAGGCCACACCCGGAGCCAGAAGAAGAGGGAGTCTCGGGTGGGAtgaaccccccgcccccggcggcccccTATTTCTTGGGGCAGGCGGTGAGGGCTTCTAGCTGCGTCTGGAGGCACCGCACCTGTCCGGTCAGGGTGTCCACGGTGCCCAGCTGCCGGCTGACCTCGCGCAGCTGGGCCTGCAGGGCCTCGACGGTCAGGGCCAGCTCGCCCACCTCCTGGTGCAGGGAGGCCATGGAgccgctctgctcctcctccttgcgCCGCGTGTTGCCGGCCTGGCGCGAGTACTCGAACAGCAGGCAGGCTCCCCCGACGCCGAAGATGATGGCCTCGCCCAGCAGCTCCGCGCCCagctccgccgccgcctcctcgttCAGGGGCTTGATGGCCGAGCCGCGGAACCCCATGATGCGCATCTTGGTCCTCATCTCCACCCAGTGGTACACtgcgagggcgggaggggaggagggcaagccAGGGTCACCGCggcgaggagggggccggggggggggggggggttctgtccatcctcctccctcccctttctccagcaCCCTGCCCCCCCTAAAACACCTCCCTCTGGAAGTCATCCTGGAGCTGTTTCTTTTAAtacagtactaataataattatggtatttgttgagtgcttagcgtggctgggtagaaagagcacaggcttgggaatcagaggtcgtgggttctaatccccgccacttgtcagctgtgtgacttcgggcaagccacttaacttctctgtgtctcagtttcctcatctgtaaaaaggggaataagactgtgagccccatctgattacctcgtatgtaccccagtgcttcgaacagtgcttggcacataataagcgcttaacaaatgccatcgttgttattattattgttattatgtgccaaacacttatctagacactggggtacatacaaggtaatcaggttggacacagtccctgtcccacatggagctcacagtcttaaatcaatttattaatcaatcagtggcatttattactgagtgcctactttatgTAGAGAACTGGCCCAAGTGCTGGCCACCTATGTAACagtactaataactgtggcatttgctaagcgcttcctaggtgacaagcattgttctacacACTGGAGTACACATAGATttgtcaggttggatatagtccctgtcccacatggggctcacagttgtaatccccattttactactgagggaactgaggcccacagaagtgaagtgacttgcccaaggttacagagcaggcaagcggtagagccgggattaggatccataatcttctgactcccaggcccacactctagccactatacctcgctgcttctcccaccccagGGGAGTCCACCACCGTCCTCACCGTCCTATGGGCCaccctccactccttcctctccctccgtctCACCTTCGGCCCGTCACCAAGGTGTCTCTTCCGCAATATTTCCCGGCTCCACCCGTTCCTTTCCATCTGCGTGGCCGCCACGCCGGTCCAGGTCCGTCCTATCCTGGCTCGACTAGgccatcggcctcctcgccgatctccctgcctccagcctctccggtctagacttcactctcctgccaggatcattttccgAAACCATCGTTCTGTGGACTTCTGTCCATTTCCCCTCAGAAACTCCTACCCCTCGACGTTACAACACCCCAGCAGCTCTTGAACCTCCCCGTCTTGGCCCCCTGGTTCGCTTACACCATTTCCCCCTGCCAGGAATTCCCATTCCCATCAATCATTtactcaatcggtgatatttactgagcacctactgaatggggagcgctgtaccgagcacttgggagagcacaaccgaAGCtagacacgtaataataataataataatcatggcatttgttaagcgcttactatgtgccaaccaccggggtagatacaaggtaatcaggttgtcccacgtggggctcggtcttaatccccactttacagatgaggtaacggaggcacaaagaagttaagtggcttgcccaaggtcacaaagcagacaagtggtggagtcggaattagaacccacgtcctctgactctcaagcccgtgctctttccactacgccacactgcttctcatgtctcccgccctccaggaacttacaagctaatggggggagacagacagacagaagtgATTTCCAAATAGTAGGAGCAGGGGAAAGAACAAGAATATAACAGGACAGAGGTAAACACATCAGACAATGAATGTTTAAATGCAAACATACATACTGAGGAAAGGGACAGGTGTGGAAGTGTTTTGGGTGACTGCTGGATTTTGGGGGGCGgttttaatggcatctgtgaagcacttactgtgtgtcaaacactgttctacgcaatgaagtaggtacaagataattaggtcagatacactccctctcccaaatggggctcacagtctaaatagcagggagaagaggtatccccattttacagataagcaaactgaggcacagggaagttaagtgacttgcccgagttcacacggcaagcaattgggagagccaggatcagaaccctgatccttctgacgtTTAGGCCctcgctctctccactaagccacactgctcttcattgcgcctcctcactgtgcctcgttctcgtctctcTCGTCGGAACCTTCTCGTTCAtaccctccctccatcctgggactccctcccccttcccatccgacAGACCAGCTCGCCTCATCTTCAACATCTTCCTGAAGTCACGACTCCTCCGacgggccttccccaattaatctctcgactccccaccctattccccaTATCTGCCCTAGCGCGCCGCGTTAAACACCGAAGGACTCACGCCCCGGAAACGCTTAAGTACACATCTTATCGCCTCTGTGACTTCCTCCTTTCTGGAATTTTAGCTTCCACCTCCCTGGCTAGATTAtaaagtccttgaaggcagggactgggtcacCAAACTCgataggactctcccaagtgcttagtataggattCTGAcagagtaagcgtgcaataaataccatttattgcagGTGGGGAGTTAAGTGGGGAgagcttcccggaggaggaaggaagatggggagagctacgATCCGGCAGACTGGGCGGGCGATGGGAGcgttccgggagtcagaggcagaTAAGAGTGGGTACTGCAGTCTGGGGAGCAACCGGGGAGGAGAACagatgcatgagaagcagtgtggcatagtggagagagtctgggcctgggcgccagaaggtcatgggttctaattctgcctctgccactgtctgctgggtgaccttgggcaggtcacttcacttctctgggcctcagttacctcccctgtaaaatggggatggcaactaggagccccatgtgggccagggactgtgtccaactcgatttgcttgtccccACCTGAGCAtctagtatactgcctggcacatagtaagcgcttaacaaataccatcattattattatgagtccagCCCGCCTGGTGCCTGGGTGGCTGCACCATCGAGCTCTCAGGCAACTGGGGGTGGGAGCTCGAGAAGCGACTGTGGGGAAGACCAAGAGCCCCCCCACGACCTCGCCTACTCTCCTCAACTTCGGTGGTCCCTGAAACCTCCTCccagaagtcttccccgattGGCTCCTACCTCCCCAGCCTAGTTCACTCCATCAGCCCCACTTAACACTTCCTCCTCGTCTCGttatttgccttcccagcctctgGCTGTCACTTGCTACGTCTCCATCTGTCCCTTGCTACGCCttcctcccctgttagactgtaagcccctgaggGATGGGCTTAGGTCTTTGAGctctactctcaatcaatcaatcaataatgcatGATTGAGCACCCCCGAGTGCACGGCACgaaactgagcacttgagagagtccgacAAGACTAGCacacatgatccctactctcaaggagcttatggtctcccaggccaagcgcttagcacggtgttccCCACGCCACCCAGTAGCCCCTATATCCTGGAGGTGACAGTGCcctcgagccgggattagaacccatgaccttctgactcccggccccaggctctatccattatagcctgctgcttctcatacagcggttctccttcttgccaactgACCAGGTAGGCCCTCTTTGCCAGTCAACCTGGCAATCTGcaggtcagtcaatagtatttattgagcgcttaaagtgtgtgctgagcactgtactaaatgcttgggagagcacagtgaatacgtgagaagcagcacagcctagtggacagagcacgggcctgggactcaggggtcatgggttctaatcccggctccgctacgtgtcggctgggtgaccttgggcaagtcacttcacttctctgggcctcggttccctcatctggaaaatggggattacgactgtgatccctgtgtgggacaaggattgcgtgcaccctgatgaccttgtatctaccccattgcttagaacagtgcctggcacacagtaagcgcttaaaacatatcgcagttattaattattactactacaagaacataacagacacatacctACCACATAACAAGCGGGTGCCCGACACCGTTCGGAGCTGCGCCGGGGaaatgtcggggggggggggggtgtcctatCCACTCCCCGAGAGGTTCCTGGAGGCTGGACGGCAGCGCTGGTGCTCCCCAGAGGGacccggggaggaaggggcaggtgggaggaggcagaggtggcCCAGGGGCCTGGCtggccccccgacccctcccagaGCCCAGCGGATGGGACAGATAAGGAACCAGAAGGCTTATCCAGAGGCGATGGGCTGCTCCGGACAGCACACGCCGGAGACACTCCAGCCCTTCCGCGGCCTCCAATCAATCGAGAGacacagcagggcttagtggaaagagctcggaccaaggagtcagaagacctgggttctaatcccggctctgccgcttacctgctgtgtgaccttgggcaagtggcttcgcttctctgggcctcggttccctcctccgcaaaatgtggattcaatacctgtgctccgtCCTCCtaaaatgtgggacctgattatcttgcatctaccccagtgcttggtacggtgtttggcacacagcgcttgacaaatgccacaattattactattactcctgttattatctttattaatcaatcatatttatcaaatgcttactgtgggcacaaaactgtactaagcactgtactaaggggagtataatataaccgagttgggagacatatcctctgcccacaacgaacggACAAGGACTTTTGGTCCTCACAACTCCCCTCTAGCACTTAAGTCCATCTCTTTATACCcttttgcttcctcctccctgttatttattttagggtctgtctgaAGGTTTCTCTTCCCCTTTAAGCTGTAAGCTTATTAAGGGCAGGGCACGTGACCGccgtgagtccgtcactgggcagggatggtctctatctgttgccgaattgtccattccaagcacttagtacagggctctgcacatagtaagcgctcaacaaatactattgaatgaataattctgttgcagtgtactctcccaagcacttagtacagtgctctgcatgcagcaagcactcaataaatgtcactgattatttgCCTCCCACCAGCTACttgaggccagggaacatgtctactaattttatcgtattttcccagaagcagtgtggcctcgtggatagagcacgggcctgggtgtcagaaggacctttcattcattcattcaatagtatttattgagcgcttactatgtgcagagcaatgtactaagcgcttggaatctacaattcggcaacagagagagacaatccctgcccaatgacgggctcacggtctaatgggggggagacctgggttccaatcccagctctgccccttgtctgctgtgtgacgttgggcaagtcacctcatttttcttgtgcctcacttccctcatctgtaaaatggggtttaagcctgtgagctccatgcccgAACTgtccccaacttgattaacttgaatctaccccagcgctcagtacagtgcaatacagtacagtattattattattacagtgcctggcctagcgtggctccatggaaagagcccgggcttgggagtcagaggtcatgggttcgaatcccagctctgtcacttgtcggctgtgtgactgcaggcaagtcacttcacttctctgtgcctcagttccctcatctgtaaaatggggatgaagagatgaagactgtgagcctcctgtgggacaacctgatgagcctgtatctcccccagcactcagaacagcgctctgcatatagtaagcgcttaacaaatacccacattattgttaagggaatcagcgtggctcagtggaaagagcccgggcttgggagtcagaggtcaggggttcgaatcctgcctctgccacttgtcagctgggtgactgcgggcaagtcccttcacttctctgtgcctcagttccctcatctgtaaaatggggatgaagactctgagcctcccgtgggacaacctgatgagcctgtatctcccccagcgcttagaacagcgctctgcacataataagcgcttgacaaatacccacattattattaagagaagcagcgtggctcagtggcaagagcccgggcttgggagtcataggtcatggattcgaatcccgcctctgccacttgtcagctgtggggctgtgggcaagtcacttcactgggcctcagtgatgtcatctgtcaaatggggatgaagactgtgagcctcccgtgggtccacctgctgaccctgtctctcccccagcgcctagaacagtgctctgcacacagtaagctcttaacgaataccaacattattattattaaagaccctAAAAGAGGCCTGGTGCaacgttcagcacacagtaacgcTCTCCATAAGGGATTAGAAATGAGACTGGTGGAGGAACGGTTGGTTCCTCggagcgccggccccgccccgccagccccccaaccccacggccTCGGGCCCCTAAGGGGAGATCTCAAAGCGTCCAAACGGCCACTGCTcgggaagggggagaaatggcggggtcctggagggggggggaggccgaCGCCACCCCCCAGGGCcgggctcccccttcccccctctaacTCCCCTCGGGGCTCCTGtcttctgtcctcctcccccccgccccctcaatgTCAAACCGCGCTCCTGCAACGAGCAGCTCCCATTGGCCCCCGCGCCCGTCCATCACCTACAAACCTCCCCTCCGATTGGCGGACGGGCCGGCGGAGCCCGCCCCCACCACgcgccccccggcctcctctgCCATTGGCCCCCGGCCGCAGCCGGTCACGCCCACCCCCCCTCCGCTGCGATTCTATTGGCTGGTGGCGAGGCTCCCTCCGAAGGCGATTGGACAAGCCAGACGCCCAtccggacccctcccccccccccggcgggaggAACCATCGCGGAGCCGACGGCGGGGGTGAATGGCGGCGGGAGAAACTCACGCTGAGCAGGCGGAAGGCAGATGTAGGTCTTGAAGAACTGGCTCCGGCGGGCTCCGGCCTTGATGCGATTGGCCAGCGGTTTACTGAGCTGCCGTACCCCCAGGTACAGCAGCTTCGCCATGGGGAAGGCGCCCACCACCATCTTGGCGTCCGCAACACGCACGCCCGGCACGTCCTGAATATGCAGGACCGGCTCATGCGTGAGCTAAGAGCTGCGTGCGGGACGTCCGGACGTCTGTGCTGCGCGCGCACCCGCCAGCCCTCCCCCGCGCCGCGGTTCGGTGCGTGCGTGATGACGTCGAGGGGGCACGTCGCCACCGCGGCTTCTCAAGTGACGTCATGTAACGAGTGGAAGGGTCTCGAGGATCCTTAGGGGAAGTGAATAATTATTCATCTactgaataattaattaataatgggtCTAATCCAGGGACCGACATTATGCCTCTCGTCTCCTTTTACGGTGACATCGAAGGGCCcaactcagcctcagtttccccccccgAAGGAACCGTGTCACTCTGCCCGACCACCAGCCTTCCCCTCACCCTGCTCCCAcactgtcccccctctagactgtaagctccttgtgggcagggaatgtgtctagcgtattctcccaagcgcttagtacagtgctctgcccacagtaagcgctcaataaatacgattgaccaactgcatgatgatgatggtatttgctacgcgcttattatgtgccaggcactgtactaagcgttggggtggttaccagcaaatcggggtgcacacagtccccgtcccaggtggggttcacagtttcaattcccattttaggcccattttaagcccgtcaaagggcagggactgtccctgttaccgatttatccattccaagcgcttagtacagtgctctgcacatagtaagcgctcaataaatgctactgaatgaaatactactgaatgaattttaaggatgaggtaaccgaagcacagagaagtgacctccccctggtcacacagcagacaagtggtggaggcgggattagaacccatgaccttctgactcccaggcccatgttctgtccattatGCTATGAATGACctcgccctttttttttttttaatggtattcgttaagtgccaggcactgtcccaagccctggaatagatacaagaatcaagttgaatacagtccctgtccctcaaagggctcacagtcttcatccccattttacagatgaggtaactgaggtccagagaggtgaagtgacttgcccaagatcacacagcagacattcccaggcccgtgctctttccacttggccacgccgcttcccatatctacccccattccccctccctctccagcctgaTCCCGTTTCTCACATTCCCAGGGAACTGAGATGAGGGGAGGATGCTGGGGTGACCACCTCAGAGGGAGGGGTCCgcccgaagggggagggaggggaaagtggggagtctgtttcagtctggggaggggggagtctgTTCTAGTTTGGGGCGATCAGTCCCgaaaggagtgagaggagagttcatcgtgggcagggaatgtgtctctgtttattgttttgctttctcccaagcgcttagttcagtgctccgcacacagtaagcgctcaataaatacgatggaatgagtgaataaatgagtgactcGTCTTGGACTGGTGGTGGGGAACCCGTCCAGGAGCGGGAGGTGCTTGTCCCCGTCAGGGAAATGGGGGACCCTGTCCGAGGGAGGAAATCAGTCCCCGAAGGCTTGGGAAAGGACTTTTCCCGAcctgggggggaaagggagaggtccTGTCcccgtgtggggaggggaggggaaggacggaGTCTgtcccggtggggagggggaggcgctcGTCCCTGTCTGGAAAGTTGGGGAACCCGTCCCGGTGTGCGGAGAAGGCGAGAATCTGTCCtgaaaggggatggggaagggattttAGCGATCTGGTGGGGAactaggggatggggtggggggtgagagtatcccagtgtggggagggggctctggaATCTGTCCTGCAGGGGagagcggagggtggggggagactggggagaaggaggagggtctcGCCCCGAGGGCCCCGAGGGCCCCGTGGGCCCCGTCGGCCCCGTCTGGAGTTTCCCCCTTCCCTCGGCCCCTCGGGCCGCAGCTGGGAGGCGGGCGGCCTGCAGGGTCAGAACGGCAGGGGGTTCGGCAGAGCCGGCCCGGGGGCGTGTGAACcggccggggaggagaggggcgggccGGTGGGCGGCCCGATCGCCTGTCCGAGCCCGGGGAGGGACAGGCCGGGAGGCTGGGGGGCTGGacggggagggactggagggggaagggcagggccccCAGAGGCCCGGGGTCTCTCGGACCCCCGACGCTCCGCCGGGGCGCGGGCTACGACCGGGGCGCGGGGCGAGACCGCCCCCTGGTGGAGCT includes these proteins:
- the OPA3 gene encoding optic atrophy 3 protein yields the protein MVVGAFPMAKLLYLGVRQLSKPLANRIKAGARRSQFFKTYICLPPAQLYHWVEMRTKMRIMGFRGSAIKPLNEEAAAELGAELLGEAIIFGVGGACLLFEYSRQAGNTRRKEEEQSGSMASLHQEVGELALTVEALQAQLREVSRQLGTVDTLTGQVRCLQTQLEALTACPKK